A window of Acropora muricata isolate sample 2 chromosome 3, ASM3666990v1, whole genome shotgun sequence contains these coding sequences:
- the LOC136911306 gene encoding uncharacterized protein: MRNPNGSQKDAPVTVSFPIPRKAASTLRRMAVSRDRRLLDLGVLAVQINEGESIVLGIKLGKQRIKTPETCSEKLRGNAKRGRVCKKPSNCRNVATIHHMPNVRSSKFDQNPESTPKIELILEGNEKVRKNTLRSEREIREGNLFRSSNNILDTPQSDIPKSSHFTTSDSSEVPMNGQSSAAKLSEYQNEAHSNGSNTPDRSLMSGRSKNELQTTERQSCNASIESHASAAQTRSSPIYQRPYSVSPSSDTSSTSSEENFDIQHDNLIYNCFVDRSKYSAADMLKELAASHTRRKSTIVHSVEKRKPNTGISKSTTAKNLSHLSRDGDNNGKSKICGSYRDHVKNIRCNSITSLVSSTSTVNSTLQIPVTHTEQTGGLQDSGSTIVKSEITQAMSHHSTLSKQTIASQTKILKLNPSETAIYHAGRKVLWSSSNAFPQSSTSPAHSTDMFLQLSCSSSKPDSSLSNSVKTIAKPNCLTSCAATCNGTIKSSVCSTNCSDQKSDVKQPELVDDGDTLHSNSKTVVICTGGDSVPEALAVQITSTCATVSTKSECIPGKITFVPSESSSMTVVKNLTMARPAISATVAVAGTNTHTTWSNQQVSPTYIVGAQGQYGIYSTLYSSECNNNQLGQQSVAAAYVYPVSFLYPYLAMAQANGQNSVQNDIDDKQKVVIQSVTSSSDTSLLTNKEDSKKCIETTGNLDSIPSGAVPAQTQFIDLASSMRYWQQLNLLYPTRMQALSSANLSTNNAVCTSSVNTTSATSTDVTKSVSSTASAILCGTNTATNSNKSAAWDDESWDDKRKTKSLPGKLLCQQDLNENGAKHSDPALSQLSCNHEITSVDRVRHTEDHANENEKVLEASVPVFTDTPPKLNFIHDSSIACVNVGNSSAFSGSHPAARKSANQMESASHPAKRKKLKKSL; the protein is encoded by the exons ATGAGAAATCCGAATGGAAGCCAGAAAGATGCACCAGTTACTGTTTCTTTTCCGATACCAAGGAAAGCTGCGAGTACACTTCGCAGAATGGCAGTCTCTAGAGATCGCCGCCTGTTAGATCTCGGTGTTTTAGCTGTTCAGATCAATGAAGGCGAGAGCATCGTCCTGGGAATTAAATTAGGCAAGCAAAGAATCAAGACTCCGGAAACATGCTCCGAAAAACTGAGGGGAAACGCGAAACGGGGAAGAGTTTGCAAGAAGCCTTCAAATTGTCGGAATGTGGCGACAATTCACCATATGCCAAATGTCCGTAGCTCGAAATTTGATCAAAATCCGGAAAGCACTCCAAAGATAGAACTTATCCTTGAGGGGAACGAAAAGGTGAGGAAGAATACATTACGCTCAGAGAGAGAAATCAGGGAAGGTAATTTATTCAGGAGCTCGAACAATATATTGGACACGCCGCAAAGTGATATACCCAAGTCATCACATTTCACAACGTCTGACTCAAGTGAGGTCCCGATGAACGGACAATCCAGCGCGGCAAAATTATCTGAATATCAAAACGAAGCACATAGCAATGGCAGCAATACACCGGACAGAAGTTTAATGAGTGGAAGATCAAAAAATGAACTGCAGACAACTGAGAGACAGTCTTGTAACGCCAGTATTGAGAGCCACGCTTCTGCTGCTCAAACTCGATCTTCTCCCATCTACCAAAGACCGTACAGTGTTAGTCCCAGCTCAGACACAAGCAGTACTAGCTCTGAGGAGAATTTTGACATTCAACATGATAATCTGATTTACAACTGTTTTGTTGACAGAAGTAAGTATAGTGCAGCAGACATGCTGAAAGAATTGGCTGCAAGTCATACAAGAAGAAAAAGTACCATTGTCCATTCTGTGGAGAAGAGAAAGCCAAACACTGGCATTTCAAAGTCAACTACTGCAAAAAACTTGTCACATTTGTCAAGAGATGGAGATAACAATGGCAAATCAAAAATATGTGGAAGTTATCGTGACCATGTTAAGAACATCCGCTGCAATTCTATTACTTCGCTTGTTTCCTCTACATCTACAGTTAACTCTACCCTTCAGATACCAGTCACACATACAGAGCAGACTGGTGGATTGCAGGATAGTGGAAGCACCATTGTCAAGTCTGAAATCACACAAGCTATGTCACATCACAGCACGCTTTCCAAACAAACCATAGCTTCTCAGACAAAAATCCTCAAATTAAACCCTAGTGAGACAGCAATTTACCATGCAGGACGTAAAGTTCTGTGGTCAAGTTCAAATGCATTTCCACAGAGTTCAACTTCCCCAGCTCATTCTACTGATATGTTCCTTCAGTTAAGCTGTTCTAGTAGTAAACCTGATTCATCCCTTTCAAATTCAGTCAAAACTATTGCAAAACCCAATTGCTTGACAAGTTGTGCAGCAACCTGTAATGGTACAATAAAGTCTTCAGTGTGCAGCACCAACTGTAGTGATCAGAAATCAGATGTAAAACAGCCTGAGTTGGTTGATGATGGGGATACTTTGCACAGCAATTCTAAAACAGTTGTGATTTGCACCGGAGGTGATTCTGTGCCAGAAGCTCTTGCAGTGCAAATTACAAGCACTTGTGCTACAGTTTCCACTAAATCAGAATGCATACCTGGCAAAATCACCTTTGTTCCGTCAGAAAGCTCAAGTATGACTGTAGTGAAGAATCTAACCATGGCAAGACCTGCAATCTCAGCAACAGTTGCCGTTGCAGGAACAAACACCCACACAACATGGTCCAATCAGCAAGTTTCTCCTACCTATATTGTTGGTGCACAGGGGCAATATGGAATTTATTCAACCTTGTACAGCTCAGAATGCAATAACAACCAGCTTGGCCAGCAATCTGTGGCTGCAGCTTATGTATATCCAGTGAGCTTTTTATACCCATATCTGGCAATGGCACAAGCTAATGGCCAGAACAGTGTACAGAATGATATAGATGATAAACAGAAAGTCGTGATACAGTCTGTCACTTCCTCTTCAGACACTAGCCTGTTAACAAACAAGGAAGATTCCAAGAAATGTATTGAAACCACAGGAAACTTGGATTCAATTCCCAGTGGAGCTGTCCCAGCACAGACACAGTTTATTGATCTTGCTAGTTCCATGAGGTACTGGCAACAGCTCAATTTGCTGTACCCTACTAGAATGCAGGCATTATCTTCTGCTAACTTGTCAACTAATAATGCTGTATGCACCAGTTCAGTGAACACCACTTCTGCGACATCAACAGATGTTACCAAATCTGTATCGAGCACAGCGTCAGCAATACTCTGTGGTACCAATACAGCTACTAATTCCAATAAATCAG CTGCTTGGGATGATGAGAGCTGGGATgataaaaggaaaacaaagagcTTACCTGGAAAATTACTTTGCCAGCAGGATTTGAATGAAAATGGAGCCAAGCATTCTGACCCTGCCTTATCTCAATTGAGTTGTAACCATGAAATCACTTCAGTAGATCGAGTGAGACACACTGAAGACCATGCCAATGAAAATGAGAAAGTTTTGGAAGCATCTGTGCCAGTATTCACTGATACACCACCAAAGCTCAACTTTATCCATGACAGTTCCATAGCATGTGTGAATGTTGGCAACAGCAGTGCATTCAGTGGGAGCCATCCTGCAGCAAGAAAGTCAG CAAACCAGATGGAGAGTGCTAGCCATCCAGCCAAGAGGAAAAAATTGAAGAAGTCACTCTGA